The DNA region CATGTTCATTTATTTCTTTGAGCCCTCCGTGCCTCTGACTTGTGTTGGTAGTCTCTTGGCTTCCCTCCCTTCACCCTTTCTTATATCATTAATTATTAAATGTCTTTTTGTTCTGTCAGGATGCCTATAGGCTACAATTGAAACTGTTCCTTTATGAAGCCAAGCAACAACAGTTGCTATCAGGTGTCCGTACCTTCTTGAAGGTGTACTCAACGATCTCACTTGCAAAACTTGCAAGTTACATGGAAGTTGATGAACCCACCTTAAGGTTGCAAGATATCCAACTATTTGTGTTCCATTGAATTAAATTTTGCATATAAAATATAACTTTTGGAAAGTTTATTCATGTACTTCCTTTTTTATGGTCTGGTAGGACTATCTTGATGACATACAAGCACAAGACACATTCAGTGGATAGTGATGGAAAAGTCATATCGAATGCTGATGTGGATTTCTACATAGATGATGTAAGCATCCTCACTATGCAGCAGCTTCTTCATAATATGAATATAAGCATTTTCTTGGGCAAAAAATCCTTATTAGAAACTGTTACTGAACCATCGAAGAACTGGTCAATAATGGGCTGTTGTTGGTCTTTtagcttgtttcttcctttctTGATTTGTTTTGCTTTATCATATTTTAAGAATAACAGAACTCAGTGATGGTGAATGGAATCCATGTTAATGCAATAGACATTGGACGGCAGTTTAGATTAAATTTCCGTGTGTTTAACAGAGACTTCGGTtttcatctttttaaaattgaaatgtaTGACAATTTCTATGTTAAATGGTTTGCTGCAGCTTTTGAATTACTATGTTGCTTGTTGCAGGACATGATTCGTGTTATGGAGTCTAAGCCTGCCAAGCGATATGGGGATTACTTTTTGCGGCAGATTGCCAAGGTATGTTTATGTTCTGCATTGGTGATGCAAATTTTCTAGTGTGCTGAGCTTAAGATGATATTTCATCATTTCATGACATTGTTGGATTGTGTGTTTCTTTGCAGCTTGAAGGGGTAATCAATGAGATGGACAGTGTAAAACTGGAGTGAGTTGTTGCTATCAGTCGCTCTGCTGAATGGACTTGTTCATGACAACATGTTGCGTATTGTCGAGCACAATTTTTCGGTAGGAGTAATTGTGTTGTTTTTTGAGGTATTAGATGTAGTTAGTTTTCAACATGCAATACTCATTGTTCCCCTTCTCAACttgattttatttaaagaaagaaTTTACCCACTTACCCCGTCTCAAGAAGGGCATAAAGTTCATAATTTTTTCGATTTGTTTGGTTATTGTTGTATTTATTTGTCATTGATCCTTTTGTCATGTGTTCCTCCCCGCAAAGTTATTTGTATGGAATACTGCACAAATGGCGAGAGCAACTTGATCTCTAGTCTGTCTCTTCCCCCTTAATCCGTTTCTTATCAAATGCTGCTCTGTTAAAGCCAAATCCAATTCCGTTGTGCCTTATAAAAGGACAATCTAACTATCATTTCAGAAATGATTCACGACGAATTACCCTATTGGATACTGTTGTTCTGCCCCTTCTTCCGCATCTCGCGAGATTTAAAAGTTCGATTTCCCTTTCCGCGAAATATTAGAGATGTAGAGGCACTTGCTTAGAGCTAGAAGTTAATGACACGGCTGTGTTTCCCTTCCAAATCCGTGAAAGTTAATCACAATATTAATGCTATGGCGTAACGCAATTCTCGTATTTGTGATGGATGGGTTTATATTTGATGGTGATTCAGTGTTCATCCGTGTTACATTTAGGACTTGGTTAACTCTTAATTTGTAATATGATAaatggaaaattttttttttccaaagtcgGATtattttattcaatgaaatagattTAGTAAAAAATAAGggacaataaaacaaaaataaggaattGAAAAAGTATAGGAACTCTTAATTTGTAAGCTGATAAATGGAATTTTTTTTCCAAAGTCAGATTATTTTATTCAGTGAAATCGATATAGTAAAAAATAAgggataataaaacaaaaataaagaattgaAAAAGTATAGGAAAATAATTAATATAGTAAAAAACGTTAACAACAGATTAAAAAAGGAaggtaaaattaattttaaaatttaaattatcacTACAGGAGGTTCCGTTACGGTGTCGGCACCAGAGGTCTAAAAGCTTAATGTAcattttaagtttgttgttgaTCATTATtgattttttctataatttttttttcacttctaatattttcttttatattttgatttttttattaaattttttattgtaattttattataatatgaattattgattttattaaaaatgataaaataaataaaagattgaTCATACATAATAATAAAGTCATgagtaataaaattttatcatctaaaataatactaaataaaagaataccaaaaatattaaaataattattctaattttttataatttgtattattattcttattagaaatgataaattaaataaaaaattaattataaataataataaaaatataactagtaaaaagttagaacttaaaataataacaaaaataaaattattaagagtacttaaaaaaagtactaaaatatattattttatatattatttttaatttaataaataaataataatttttattataaaaaatatttaaaaagttatcaatttttatatgatatttttattttcataaataaatattaatttttattataatagtaatatactaaaatagaatacgataaaaaatatttaaaaaatataaaaaaattaaatatacttaaaaaataatattataatttaatattatatttttttaataattaattaattatttatctaaaaataattttaactaatattatctaaataatattcattttatcaaaattaattttaataaaaattgttaaaacataaattatattaacataaattcacttccattcaaaatcaattctacaaAATCAACTTTTCATCGATATGAATCCAAACCCACACTAGGAAGTGGTATGCATGGAAATTTGATAGCATTTAAGCAAGTTGAAAACCCGCAAATCAAGAAAACGATAAGGAAGGGACAATGACTCACCGACGCAAATCATCATCCATTAGCATTACACGTCCCTACGCAAACGGCGTCCATCATTTAAGTCACAAACCAACCATACCAAAAATATTTTCCTCTTTCGTATAAATATGAAAACTGAAAGCCATGAAGTCATGAACATATTAATAGAGCAACAATTTCTAGTGATACATAATAAGACAGCGTTTTTCATAGAGCATCGGTTGTTGAAAATAAAATACGCTTAGTACTACCAATCGTAAACCTCTGGGGACCCAAACCCAAACCCAAGGTTTATATAAAAGGAAACAAACAACATGCGCCCACCGGTTATTTTCCAAACtatcccttttttttcttcttcttctagtgATCGCAGGCTTAACACACTCGCAAAGCACTTTCTACAAACCGAATCTGAGAACAATCAAAACATGTCAGCTTCACCAACTTCTTCTCATGGCGATTCCGTCTTTGCTCATCTCGTTCGCGCTCCCGAAGATCCTATTCTCGGTGTAAGCTTAACACTTACAAcgacctttttttattttttaagtttaatttctcATTTCTCTCTTCTCGTGTCGCAAATAACTGAATCGGTCATCGTGCTAGATGAGTTGAGAACTTTGAGATTACATAAGATCGCACatctattttatttcatttactcGTTTCTCGATTCGGATCATCACTTTCACGCTTTTGTTTCTCCGTTGATCCATCACGATCAGACATgcgatttgattttttttgtttcgcCAGTTTGGAGTATGGGTTTATTATGAGTATAGAGTACGGAATATGATTTCCAAAGCTTCACGTAACCTTGTTTGAATTGTTAAGTTATCTCTTATCTGAAGccgtttattttatcttattatattttatttttctttgtttgtgaGTGGTCTACTATTATTTGAACCTCACTGTTTTCTCCCGTATCTGTGAAAAATAGGTGACTCTCGCTTACAATAAGGATCCAAGCCCTGTTAAGCTCAACTTAGGTGTTGGTGCTTACAGAACTGAGGTGACAATGCTATTTTCAGTATTTTGTTACGTTGATTATAGGCGGTTGCTTATTCTTGTTATTCTTATAATTGTTATTAGTATTGGGATTACAAGAACTGAATTAAGATTTCTACATTAAATGTTAATTTTGCTGTTGAAAATGCTAGTAGGTGAATTTGAGTGACTCACTGGCCTGTAACTACTAATTAGTTGGTTAATTCATTGAATTGGACTTGCAACTTATGATTTCAATTTTACGTAGTCTATGTGAGCGTTACTCCTTATGTTGCCTTGTACACCAGGAAGGGAAACCTCTCGTGTTGAATGTGGTGAGGCGTGTGGAACGGCAACTCGTCAGTAACCCGTGAGTACTACCTCACTACCTATCCTTTCCCTTCTCATTTCTTGTGATATTACATTGGATTGTGATGTAGCGCTCTCATTCTGCATTATTTGCAGGGCACGCAACAAGGAGTATCTTCCTATTACTGGAGTAGCTGATTTTAATAAACTCAGTGCTCAGCTCATTTTTGGTGCTGACAGGTTaatatagaaatataattttaaaatgttaaacatTGTTTCTCCAAGAGGAAGGTTTTGTTGAATCAGCGCTTAGCTCAttgttttattgtttatttgcttAAATTTTTGGATATAGCCCTGCAATTCAAGAGAGCAGAGTAACCACCGTTCAATGCTTGTCTGGTACTGGTTCATTGAGAGTTGGGGGTGAATTTTTGGCTAAACACTATCACCAAGTATAACGCTTTGTTCTTAACTTCTGTACTATCTCGTTGTTTTTTTAATCCTGCTTACCATTTTTTATTATTCCTGACTTTTCAGCGAAATATATATTTGCCTCAACCAACATGGGGAAACCACCCAAAGGTTTTTACCCTGGCAGGGCTAACTGTCCAAACGTATCGCTACTATGCTCCAGCAACTCGTGGGCTTGATTTCCAAGGTTAGTTTGTCTTATAAGCCatgtttcttctttattttctatattgTACCCAAGTTAATGTGAATCATGACCATCATTTCGGTTATGAGGTTTCATGTAATGTTACCTTTTTCTCTATCCATGCAGGACTAATGGAAGATCTTGGTGCTGTCCCATCTGGATCAGTTATTATGCTACATGCATGTGCACATAATCCTACTGGTGTTGATCCAACCCCTGAACAATGGGAGGAGATTAGGAAGCTGATCAGATCAAAAGCCTTGTTACCTTTCTTTGACAGTGCTTATCAGGCAAGTTTTTTTACATGCAAATAACTTTTGTCACATGCTTTTTAACATTGGAAAATTTTGACATAATCTGTTGCTGTTTAGTTGTAAAATTATCAATTAACCCCTTGAATCACTTGGATCGTGAAATCTTGCTTGCCCATAAACCTTCAAATTTATTTAAGTGTTCTGCTTGCATTTTTTTGCACTGTCCATTGTGGATCATGAGCACACTAGAATTTATCTCCACTATGTAATGATGGCTATTATTTGGATGAAAGTTCTTTTTTAAacataatatatttttgttgataGGGTTTTGCTAGTGGAAGTCTGGATAAAGATGCACAGCCTGTTCGTTCTTTTGTTGCTGATGGGGGTGAATTGTTGGTAGCCCAGAGTTATGCAAAGAACATGGGTCTTTATGGTGAACGTGTTGGCGCCTTAAGCATTGTAAGAACATCGTATCATTATATGGAGACAGATTGAACTTCTTTATTATTCATTAGAATTAATGATCTGAGAATCATCCATGTTTCatgccctatatatatatatatatatatatatatatatatatatatatatatatatattttctatgtTTCGTTCTTTGTTTattctcatcattttttcttatttaacttGAAAATTAACCTAGGTGTGCAAGTCAGCTGATGTTGCAAGCAAAGTTGAGAGTCAGCTGAAACTTGTGATTAGGCCCATGTACTCAAATCCTCCCATTCATGGTGCAACCATTGTGGCTGCAGTTCTCAAGGACAGGTAATGACTCTTCTATGTTACTACATAGTACCAGACGAATAATCAAGGACTTATTATTCACTGTTGTACTCTCGATTTCTGTGCCATATTTCTTCTTTGGTGATGGATGCTATAGTCTTTAACTAGCATGGCCAAGCAGTGAATTTTTATGGTTGTTAATGCTTTGGTATTGTTAGAGGTCatacataaaatatattttagtatccCAAGAAGG from Arachis hypogaea cultivar Tifrunner chromosome 10, arahy.Tifrunner.gnm2.J5K5, whole genome shotgun sequence includes:
- the LOC112716157 gene encoding aspartate aminotransferase 1, giving the protein MRPPVIFQTIPFFSSSSSDRRLNTLAKHFLQTESENNQNMSASPTSSHGDSVFAHLVRAPEDPILGVTLAYNKDPSPVKLNLGVGAYRTEEGKPLVLNVVRRVERQLVSNPARNKEYLPITGVADFNKLSAQLIFGADSPAIQESRVTTVQCLSGTGSLRVGGEFLAKHYHQRNIYLPQPTWGNHPKVFTLAGLTVQTYRYYAPATRGLDFQGLMEDLGAVPSGSVIMLHACAHNPTGVDPTPEQWEEIRKLIRSKALLPFFDSAYQGFASGSLDKDAQPVRSFVADGGELLVAQSYAKNMGLYGERVGALSIVCKSADVASKVESQLKLVIRPMYSNPPIHGATIVAAVLKDSDLFNEWTIELKEMADRIISMRQQLFDALHARGTPGDWSHIIKQIGMFTFTGLNSEQVSFMTREYHIYMTSDGRISMAGLSSKTVPHLADAIHAAVTKAV